One region of Mycolicibacterium rhodesiae NBB3 genomic DNA includes:
- a CDS encoding 50S ribosomal protein L25/general stress protein Ctc, with translation MAKNAPNNLSATVRKETGKGASRRARRAGRVPTVLYGHGSDPQHLELNAHDFAAVLRNSGTNAVLTLDIEGTEQLALTKSLEIHPIRRSITHADLLVVRRGEKVTVEVNVLVEGEATPGTLVTQDANTITIEADVQSIPESLTLSVEGADIGTQFTAGGITLPEGVSLISDPETLVVNVVAAPTEEDLEAEGAGEAGEGEAEGEAAEGEAAEGESEAGEEASASESE, from the coding sequence ATGGCCAAGAACGCGCCGAACAACCTTTCCGCCACGGTCCGCAAGGAAACCGGCAAGGGCGCTTCGCGCCGCGCCCGCCGCGCAGGTCGGGTGCCTACCGTCCTCTACGGCCACGGCAGCGATCCGCAGCACCTCGAGCTCAACGCCCACGACTTCGCCGCGGTGCTGCGTAACTCCGGCACCAACGCGGTGCTCACCCTCGACATCGAGGGCACCGAGCAGCTGGCGCTGACCAAGTCGCTCGAGATCCATCCGATCCGCCGCAGCATCACCCACGCCGATCTGCTGGTCGTGCGTCGCGGCGAGAAGGTGACCGTCGAGGTCAACGTTCTCGTCGAGGGTGAGGCGACTCCCGGCACCCTGGTCACCCAGGACGCGAACACCATCACCATCGAGGCCGACGTGCAGTCCATCCCCGAAAGCCTCACGCTGTCGGTCGAGGGCGCTGACATCGGCACGCAGTTCACCGCCGGCGGGATCACGCTGCCCGAAGGGGTGTCGCTGATCTCGGATCCCGAGACGCTCGTCGTCAACGTCGTCGCCGCGCCGACCGAGGAAGACCTCGAGGCCGAAGGCGCGGGCGAGGCCGGGGAAGGCGAGGCCGAGGGCGAAGCAGCCGAGGGCGAAGCTGCCGAGGGCGAGAGCGAAGCCGGCGAAGAGGCATCCGCCTCGGAATCCGAGTAG
- the pth gene encoding aminoacyl-tRNA hydrolase, with product MAEPQLVVGLGNPGPQYATTRHNLGFLVADILADRIGSGFKVHKKSGAEVVTGQLAGRPVVLAKPRCYMNESGRQVAPLAKFYSVAPADIVVIHDELDIDFGRIRLKSGGGVAGHNGLRSLGSALGSNEFQRVRIGIGRPPGRMEGAAFVLGTFTSAEWKEVPTICEQAADATELLLSQGLEPAQNTVHAWG from the coding sequence ATGGCCGAGCCTCAACTCGTGGTCGGCCTCGGCAATCCCGGTCCGCAGTACGCCACGACGCGGCACAACCTCGGCTTCCTCGTCGCCGACATCCTGGCCGACCGCATCGGCTCGGGATTCAAGGTGCACAAGAAGTCCGGGGCCGAAGTGGTCACCGGTCAGCTCGCCGGCCGTCCGGTGGTGCTGGCCAAACCGCGCTGCTATATGAACGAGTCCGGGCGTCAGGTGGCGCCGTTGGCCAAGTTCTACTCGGTGGCGCCCGCCGACATCGTCGTCATCCACGATGAGCTCGATATCGACTTCGGGCGCATCCGGTTGAAGTCCGGCGGCGGTGTCGCCGGGCACAATGGCCTCCGGTCGTTGGGTTCTGCGCTGGGCAGCAACGAGTTTCAGCGGGTCCGCATCGGCATCGGACGACCGCCCGGCCGGATGGAGGGCGCCGCGTTCGTACTCGGCACCTTCACCTCCGCCGAGTGGAAAGAGGTGCCGACGATCTGCGAGCAGGCCGCCGACGCCACCGAGCTTCTGCTGTCGCAGGGTCTGGAACCGGCGCAGAACACGGTGCACGCCTGGGGCTAG
- a CDS encoding cutinase family protein has product MNKVRGLFLAVAAVVVSGVTLVAPAAAQAACPDVQVVFARGTGEPVGVGRVGDAFVDALRPLVPGKSVAVDAVNYPASLDFMRAADGANEASAFVQNTVATCPDTQIVLGGYSQGAAVMDIITVAGAPTLGFVNPMPPTVADHVAAVAVFGNPSIRLLGGPLTALSPQYGYKTIDLCNGADPVCSNGNDRPAHSQYVEAGLTTQAAQFVAGRLATEAPITTLAGQTHGG; this is encoded by the coding sequence ATGAACAAGGTGCGTGGGCTGTTTCTCGCCGTTGCGGCAGTGGTGGTTTCAGGTGTGACGCTCGTCGCACCCGCGGCGGCGCAGGCCGCATGTCCGGACGTTCAGGTCGTCTTCGCGCGCGGCACAGGTGAACCGGTCGGTGTCGGACGTGTCGGCGACGCGTTCGTCGACGCGCTGCGGCCGCTGGTGCCCGGCAAATCGGTGGCGGTTGACGCGGTCAACTATCCGGCTTCGCTCGACTTCATGCGCGCGGCGGACGGCGCCAACGAGGCCAGTGCATTCGTCCAGAACACCGTGGCGACCTGCCCGGACACCCAGATCGTGCTCGGCGGCTACTCGCAGGGGGCGGCGGTCATGGACATCATCACGGTGGCCGGAGCGCCCACGCTCGGGTTCGTCAATCCGATGCCGCCGACCGTCGCCGACCACGTCGCCGCGGTGGCCGTCTTCGGCAACCCGTCGATCCGGCTGCTCGGTGGACCGCTGACGGCGTTGAGCCCGCAGTACGGATACAAGACAATCGACCTGTGCAACGGGGCCGACCCGGTGTGCTCCAACGGCAACGACAGGCCCGCGCACAGCCAGTACGTCGAGGCCGGATTGACAACGCAGGCAGCGCAATTCGTAGCCGGGCGCCTCGCCACCGAGGCCCCGATCACGACGCTGGCCGGCCAGACGCACGGGGGCTAG